From Afipia carboxidovorans OM5, one genomic window encodes:
- a CDS encoding ABC transporter substrate-binding protein — protein sequence MFHNLMSTPLNIVATEALAKWIHPSLFGDLDPAQTIDEINRRFLSVPLKGIYLVDLK from the coding sequence ATGTTTCACAACCTGATGTCGACGCCGCTGAATATCGTCGCCACGGAAGCGCTGGCAAAATGGATTCATCCGTCGCTGTTTGGTGATCTTGATCCGGCGCAAACCATCGATGAGATCAATAGGAGATTTCTCTCCGTCCCCTTGAAGGGTATCTATCTGGTCGATCTGAAGTGA
- a CDS encoding ABC transporter ATP-binding protein: MMAHESGDLQLEHLSVSYGSKRIVRDLTLSSIKAGQVTALVGPNGAGKTTLLRAIAGLLRASGSALVHGKNLLTMGYGERSALVSYMPQSVPERVSLTVLESVIATLRATRRPGMMGNAHDRNRAISVLEQLDITDIALDPLDCLSGGQRQLCSLAQSLVSDPSILLLDEPTSALDLRHQATVMGVVRELAAAGKIVICVLHDLSQAARWADSIVVLNHGALYLHGAPDEAVTPQMLSEVYAVEARVESLHGHLHVVVQGAI; this comes from the coding sequence ATGATGGCTCACGAGAGCGGGGACCTGCAGCTCGAGCATTTGTCGGTGAGCTATGGCAGCAAGCGGATTGTCCGCGATCTGACCTTGTCGTCGATCAAGGCGGGGCAGGTGACGGCTCTGGTCGGGCCGAATGGGGCCGGCAAGACAACATTGCTCCGCGCCATTGCAGGCTTGCTGCGGGCCAGCGGATCGGCGCTCGTTCACGGCAAGAACCTGCTGACCATGGGTTATGGCGAACGATCTGCGCTCGTATCGTACATGCCGCAGTCGGTTCCGGAGCGCGTGTCGTTGACCGTTCTGGAAAGCGTCATCGCAACGCTCCGTGCCACGCGCCGCCCCGGCATGATGGGCAACGCTCATGATCGTAACCGTGCGATCTCGGTGCTCGAGCAGCTCGACATTACGGATATCGCGCTGGATCCGCTCGATTGTCTTTCAGGCGGGCAGCGTCAGCTCTGCAGTCTGGCGCAGTCGCTGGTTTCCGATCCCTCGATCCTTTTGCTGGATGAACCGACCAGCGCTCTCGATCTGCGCCATCAGGCGACCGTTATGGGGGTTGTCCGTGAGCTCGCCGCGGCGGGAAAGATCGTCATCTGCGTGCTGCACGATCTTTCCCAAGCCGCACGTTGGGCAGACTCGATTGTCGTTCTCAATCACGGAGCGCTCTATCTGCATGGCGCGCCGGATGAGGCGGTTACGCCGCAGATGTTGAGCGAGGTCTATGCCGTGGAAGCGCGCGTGGAGTCGCTTCACGGTCATCTTCATGTCGTTGTGCAGGGGGCGATTTAA